From Paenibacillus sp. V4I7, one genomic window encodes:
- a CDS encoding LacI family DNA-binding transcriptional regulator — MITIYDIAEKAGVSAMTVSRVINNTGRISEATRKRVRKVMEDLHYIPNSMARSLVLQKTKILSLLITDITNPFYTTLARGAEDAAKRAGYRLLFANSDEDYAKEKDYVDMILSTRVDGVLFAPTGDHSVENLGRLQKHNIPFVVLDREIPGIEADVVLGDSKEGARKLVDHLIGLGHRRIALINGSQDVSTARLRYTGYCEAHLLRGLSINDSLVAHLNYRDFHDESALDALLNLADPPTAIFAANNMLAVGVIQSLRQRGLQVPDDLSVVCFDDFGPAGAINPFLTLASQPAYQFGLLGMQLLIERIEGEAVHENRKIILPSEMIIRASTQALK, encoded by the coding sequence GTGATTACAATATATGATATCGCTGAAAAAGCCGGTGTTTCGGCAATGACCGTTTCACGGGTTATCAATAATACAGGTCGTATCAGCGAAGCAACGCGCAAACGGGTTAGGAAAGTAATGGAGGATCTCCACTATATTCCGAACTCGATGGCACGCAGTCTGGTACTTCAGAAGACGAAAATTCTTTCCCTGCTCATTACGGATATTACGAATCCGTTCTATACTACGCTTGCACGCGGTGCAGAGGATGCAGCTAAACGGGCTGGGTATCGGCTGCTTTTTGCAAATAGTGACGAGGATTATGCGAAAGAGAAAGACTACGTTGATATGATTTTATCAACCCGTGTGGATGGCGTCCTATTCGCCCCGACGGGCGATCATTCTGTCGAGAATCTAGGTCGGCTCCAAAAGCATAATATCCCCTTCGTTGTTTTAGACCGTGAAATTCCCGGAATTGAGGCGGATGTGGTACTCGGGGACAGCAAGGAAGGCGCGAGGAAACTTGTTGATCATTTAATTGGTCTGGGGCATCGCCGAATCGCTTTGATTAACGGTTCACAGGATGTCTCTACAGCCCGCTTGCGTTATACGGGGTATTGCGAGGCACATTTGCTTCGCGGATTATCTATAAATGACTCGCTCGTCGCACATCTAAACTATCGTGATTTCCATGATGAATCCGCGTTAGACGCGCTACTCAATCTTGCAGATCCGCCTACAGCCATCTTCGCTGCTAACAACATGCTCGCCGTCGGCGTCATTCAATCATTGAGACAGCGCGGCTTGCAGGTGCCAGATGATCTATCAGTCGTCTGTTTTGACGATTTCGGCCCAGCAGGTGCGATTAACCCGTTTCTAACCCTGGCTTCACAGCCCGCCTATCAATTCGGCTTATTAGGTATGCAGTTATTGATCGAACGCATTGAAGGTGAAGCCGTTCATGAGAATCGGAAGATCATTCTGCCTTCGGAGATGATTATCCGTGCTTCAACGCAAGCGTTGAAGTGA
- a CDS encoding SDR family oxidoreductase — protein MSFTKPTALVTGASSGFGLLTSIALAQKGYHVIATMRDLGRGEALLAHVEQAGVTNAIETMALDVTIHDSIEQVVSDIMDKYGRIDVLINNAGFAVGGYVEDVPMEAWRSQLETNVFGVIAATRAVLPHMRAQQSGCIVNVSSVSGLSAFPGYAPYSTSKFAIEGFSESLRLEMMPLGVRVVLVEPGAYKTEIWRKGFEAIHTAEASPYWKRLSKMLDYSRKASATAPEPQEVADQIVRIVDNPRPKLRYPMGRGVKAGLWARSLLPWRWYEGILNRLLK, from the coding sequence ATGAGTTTCACAAAGCCGACAGCATTAGTGACAGGCGCATCTAGCGGATTTGGCTTATTAACGTCAATAGCTCTGGCTCAAAAGGGGTATCACGTTATCGCAACTATGCGCGACCTAGGTAGAGGTGAAGCCTTGCTCGCGCATGTCGAACAAGCTGGCGTAACAAATGCCATCGAAACCATGGCTCTGGACGTAACGATTCATGACTCGATTGAACAAGTTGTTTCTGATATTATGGACAAGTATGGCAGAATCGATGTTCTTATTAACAATGCCGGCTTTGCTGTCGGAGGGTATGTGGAAGATGTACCGATGGAAGCGTGGAGATCACAGCTGGAAACGAATGTATTCGGTGTCATTGCGGCAACGAGGGCTGTCCTGCCGCACATGCGCGCACAGCAATCTGGTTGTATTGTTAATGTAAGCAGTGTGAGCGGGTTATCCGCATTTCCTGGCTATGCCCCATATAGCACTTCGAAGTTTGCCATTGAGGGCTTCAGTGAATCGCTTCGTTTGGAGATGATGCCCCTAGGTGTGCGCGTCGTGCTTGTAGAGCCAGGTGCCTATAAGACGGAGATTTGGCGTAAAGGCTTCGAGGCGATTCATACCGCGGAAGCGTCTCCTTATTGGAAAAGGCTTAGCAAAATGCTTGACTACTCAAGGAAAGCCTCAGCGACAGCACCTGAACCGCAAGAAGTAGCAGACCAAATTGTACGAATTGTAGACAACCCGCGGCCAAAGCTTCGTTATCCAATGGGACGCGGTGTGAAGGCGGGGCTGTGGGCGAGAAGTCTTTTGCCATGGAGATGGTATGAAGGCATTTTGAATCGATTATTGAAATGA
- the tatA gene encoding twin-arginine translocase TatA/TatE family subunit, with protein sequence MLQNIGFPGLMLILVVVLVLFGPSKLPELGRAVGRTLHEFKNSARELVSEGKEVPEHVEPSDKLLEKAKV encoded by the coding sequence ATGCTGCAAAATATTGGCTTTCCTGGTCTCATGTTAATCTTAGTTGTTGTCTTAGTCTTGTTTGGTCCATCCAAGCTGCCAGAGCTTGGCCGTGCGGTGGGACGCACCCTCCACGAGTTTAAAAATTCTGCGCGGGAACTCGTTTCCGAGGGCAAAGAAGTGCCCGAACATGTAGAACCATCTGATAAACTGCTCGAGAAGGCAAAAGTATAA
- a CDS encoding RidA family protein, producing MMITKKVKTIAAVTLGSCLICVSAYAAGTEKSSKYPSEPIHEMEFYGNPASSISAGVSVPAGSSYLFTSGTVPPVLNKEGKTVYERYGDTKTQGIGILKEIEKQLKDKGLTLADVAYLRVYITADTAKEGKFDYQGWFDAYAQFFGNEANPVKPARSTVGVAGLVNSDWLIEIEAVAVYPKHHNQN from the coding sequence ATGATGATAACGAAGAAAGTGAAAACCATTGCAGCCGTCACATTAGGTTCATGTCTCATATGTGTCAGCGCCTATGCGGCCGGAACGGAAAAATCTAGTAAATACCCATCAGAGCCAATTCATGAAATGGAATTCTATGGCAACCCAGCGTCCTCTATATCTGCCGGAGTGTCCGTACCTGCAGGCTCTTCTTACTTATTCACAAGCGGAACGGTACCGCCTGTTCTGAATAAAGAGGGGAAGACGGTATATGAACGTTATGGTGATACTAAAACGCAAGGTATCGGTATTTTAAAGGAAATTGAGAAGCAATTGAAGGATAAGGGATTAACTCTAGCCGACGTCGCTTATCTTCGCGTTTATATTACGGCTGACACGGCCAAAGAGGGGAAGTTCGACTATCAAGGCTGGTTTGACGCTTACGCGCAATTCTTTGGTAATGAAGCGAATCCGGTTAAACCGGCTCGTTCTACGGTTGGTGTGGCAGGACTCGTTAATTCCGATTGGCTTATTGAGATCGAAGCTGTAGCGGTATATCCGAAGCATCATAATCAAAACTAA